TGCAGGGTTTAAATAGATGTGCCATGAACTCCTTTACAGATCTTTTAACAATGCTCTTCTCTGAAAccataaatgtgttttatagaGCCAGTCCTACCGAAAGCTTCAGCTttctaaatctttcttttaggtatcctgccagcagctggttatatttcagatttcagcattatctttgcttctgtgtttcagagaaagagagatcCGTGCtcaaaatgcagagaagagATCTGAAGGTCTTGaagaggagctggaagaagctctgcagagaatCCAAGACCTAGAAAGTGAActggagaaagaagggaaagtcATCGCAGAAGCAACACACAAAGAACGGCAAGGTCAGGAGGACCAGTATTCCAAACCCTCTCCTAGACTCAGAGAGGGAAGCAATCTTTGAGACCACCTCATTCATCTCCTGTTTAGCACAGGACCCTCTCCTCCTGGGCACATCCTAGGGCTTTGTCTAGAGTCTTTGTCAGAGGCCAAGCAAGGAGACCTTTAACATGATTCTAGATCAGGGCAGAAAGAACTGCTGAATGTGGCCTGGTTTTGAGAGAAAGTAACTTTGTTTGACATAGGACACAGTGTCTATAGGAGATCACTATAATCGACTTCATCTTCCTTGTAAGGGAATGTTCCCTGTTACAGTCAAAAAGATCTGTTTAGGATCACTGATTTTAGggtagaaaataaataacattccAGGTCCCTTCACTCTCAGAAGCCATgggccttttctttttctagcacAGGACACTCTTGCTGTCTCCAGGAGTTGTTTGAGCACAGCTGACACACTGATCTTGCCCATACAGTGTGGCAGTGAGTTCTTTAGGTCGCATGTTTGTTGTGGATGAAAACGTTTCCTTGTGTCCTTTCTCAGCTAGATCCACATGGATATAAGATGTGGAGAAGGACGAAAAAATGGGAATTAAAATATCTTCCCTTAGTCCTTCAGTGTACCCTGTTGATTGACATCAACGTGGAAGGAGAGGCTAATTTGTTTGTGAAGGATGTGATACCATTTTAACTCCATGgtatttttaatggctttggtttgttgttttgtttatctTTCAGAAGAATGTCTCAAAGAAAGCATCTCAGAAGTTGAGGCCTGCTCAAGTCCCAAAGCTTCTACCTCTGGCCAGTTCAAGGgatccagaaaagggcaacatTAAAGAACAGCAATGCCCCAGTAGTTTCTTAGTGCCTGTTCATAGCAGTGTTTTACTCTCAGTTCACTGCTGTTACTCCTTACCTACTACCCCAACACCTCTGTGTCATCTCAGTATTTACACTGTTCTTCTAGCTGGCTCTGCCGCTTCCACATATGCTTTGCTCATCCTCTACCTATAATATTGTTATAGCTCATCTTCCTTGTAATACCATTGCTACCTTGGCTTTCTGCTATCCACATCTCTCCTTCCTGTGcaccctcctcccctccccttgcTTTATGCTTGCCTTCTGTTTGTGTTCATCAATCTCTTCTTGTTGCTCTATCTCATTCTGCCTCATCCCTGTTGGATTATGCAAGTAAGTCACTTGCACCTCTTTCATATCAAGGTTTATCTTTTTCTCAGTGCCAGCATGGCCTGGTTGTGTATCTGATAATGGGTACCTCTTTCATCCTCTAGGTTTCAGATGATCCAGTTACCAGCTGActggttaaaaagaaattgcGCAGAATCGTACGGACAATTGTACGACACAAATTCTTGTGTCTTTGAATCTTCATCTTGaagtttttatccttttttcagaaagcatgaaaaagcCTGAAGCTGTGCATGATCCTGAAAGCCTTTCTCAAATTGCTGCCACAGGAGAACTGCCTGTAGCCAAGGTCACAAAATCAGTCTTCAGATGATGCCAGTTCACCCACTCAGTGCACTGAGATAACAtttaaatgctccatctctctgTGATTTCTGCTTGGCATCTGAGGCCCTGTCTCCATCTGCCGTACCCCTACAGCCTCAACAGGCCAAACTGCCTAGTGAGGTGGCCACCCAGACTTCTGCCTCTGGTCCCCAACCTGGGGCAGTCTGTAGAGTTATAAAGCTCTGCAAGGCCAACTAGGCTGCCTGGGTTCGGCATGCGATTTGACGCAGTCTCAACTTGGAAGAGCAGGCAGTGAAACTGCCTGGAATCACGTTGGCTCAGACAACCCCTGCCAACCCAGagtaaatttcattttagaaacatTATATATCACTAATCCCAAAGTACgtttttaaatgatgttttccttctgcaagtTTTTGGAATGTAATATCTCCTGAAGGTAAAACAAGAAGTTTCTGCCAGCTCTCTATGTAAAAGAGACAAGATCCTGCTGGAACAAGGCATGCTCTTTGGAACTGAGGATGCCCTTGGCTATAATTTGCCTTGTCTTTAACTATGGAAAAGTTACACATTCGAGAAAGCTATGCCTGGCTTCTGCAGATATGCATGCAAACAGGGTAATGTGTGTGCCCTGACGTAGTGCTGCATGTCTCTTAACAGTCATTTCTCAGGCTAAGTGGTGTTCCTTTGAAATGTTATCTGTAGAGGTGTTGGCCCTTGATATGCCAAGGAATCTTGGTCTGGATGGATCATTTTACACAGAGCTAGAAATGCAGCCAGACAAGCTCATGAGATCACCAAGAAACTCACAGGTGGATTTTTCCCACTTCCCAGCCACCCGTAAGGGGGCTGGTTCCTGGGTGTCCTTGTTGTAAAAAGGCCAGCGAATACTTGTAGAGTAAGTAATATGGGAGCACCAAGTGTTGAGAGGGGGAGTCTAGGGAGCTGAAGGGGCTGGTTAAATACAGAATATGTGGTACTTAGTAGGCGTGGGATCGTTATCCTCCACAGCAGTATTAAGCCAGTACATACTGGCCATCCTTATGACACAACTGCATCTAACAGAAGTATTACTGCTTATATATGCCAGTGTGTGTGTTACCAGGAGACGAAAAGGGACTGAAAAAATGAGTGGAAATACAAGAGTGAGAAACTGGCTGGGTAACTCTTGCTAGGCATGTGCATGATGGCCAGCTACTGGGTGAGCAATTAAGAGGACCACGAAGTCCCCTCTGTCTTGGCCTCTACaggccaccagcagcagaacattGGTCCTGGGAATGGCTGTGCAGGGGAGGCAAAGGGAGAGGCTGCAGGTCAAGTAAAAATGCAGGAGCAGAACTGATATCCacccaaagaaaaccaagtgGAGTGGTATTTTTTTTGACAGTGCTCCATATCTTTGGCAAGGGAAAGGATTGCGGTATCTGTAAGTTCCTGGTCATTTCAAATAGCTTTTGGCAGGAAAGGTGTAAAGGAGTTTTGAGGCTTATAGGACATTGAGGACTTTCTTTGTTCCTTCCCTGTGTGTGGAGGTTACCAAGGCAGCTGCACCATGCAAAAGTATTACTGTTCTCGAGGCCCTCAGCTGGCTCTTCCCCCGTGGTGTTGGATTCTCCTTTGTCAGCTCGGTGGGAGTTGGTTAAATGGATCACTTCTAAAATTTTTAGATGCCCACAAGCTCAGAACTTGTCCTGCCTCACCCCCCAGTGGAAGcgagcagcagcacagcctgccttTCCTCTGCACAGCTGATGTGCCTTGCAGGGAAGTGCCAAGCCTTAAaggctgccttttccttctattttaaaactagGGCTAAAAACCTTGGTTGCCTgtgggtgtgtgtatgtatgtatgtgcacatGGGTGTATGACTGAAATCCCACGTCCAGGACTATGCCATGGGACCCATCTCATTCCCTTATTCCTGAACCACCAGGCTGGCAGCACCCAACAACCTGCAGGCGTGCTGAGCCCTTGCCTGTTCCTCCACCAGCTGCTGGGCTCCCACCTCTGCCTGACTAGCTGTTCAGTTTGGGGATGGGGGCATTAAGTACACAGGGCCAAGTCTGTCCTTCTTGCCAAGGTGATGGTGCAAGATGGATCAGGCCCTAGGGGCCAGGGCCTGAGATGTCCAGGTGCATCTGGCCCTGTGAAGAGAAAGTGATGACACCACTCTTCCCTCCACCCCCTGCTCACACAcatgccagccctgctccttgtgctctgtatttttcccttcccaaaacaAGCAGAGGCTTCTTCCATGTACAATCCACTTTATATTACAGCCTGGCTGCCTTCTCTCCTGCCTCCGGACCTgccttctgctcctctctgaGCAGGACTGGCCGGGTGCAGTGCGGCAAACATTTATGGGGCAGCTCTTAGAGCATGGGTGAGTCCTTGTCTTTTGGGCTTTCTGGGAGCTTTGCAGTGTCTGCGAGGAGGCTGCTTGCTGCCGGAGGACTGTGGGTAGCTGGAGAGACCAAGTTCATGGCCTCCAAAGGCAAGGGCAAGATGAAAGCAGCAGGTTTCTCTGCAGTAAGGGAGTGCAGTGCATGGAGGTAAcggagctgagcagcagcaggggcacTGGACAGGATCTCAGCTGCCATCCGCAGGGACTCCGAAGCAGCCTTTTCCCCCTCAGCAGCGATCACCTACCAAGCAGGAGAATAAAGAAGATTTCTGTGAGGCTTGGAGTAAAGGAACATGGACTGCTCATTACAGAGGGAGTTTGCCACCATTAAATTCCCAGCTCCAAAGTGATTGTAACATTCCTGTTCTCTGAAGATCACAGTATGTATTAGACCTCTTGATGCTCCCAAAAGTTTGGGAGCCCATGTCCAACTTGTTGTTACTAGGCCTACCAAGGCTCACAACTGTGCATATCCTTACTGCAACAGCATGGGAGAGCGCAGCCCCCAGGCTAGGCTTGTGGGAGGGGTGCTGGACACCAACCTTATCCAGGCTCTTGTGTAGCTCAGAGCAagggatggagagcagcacaCGCTGAGCAAGGTGCAGGGTACATTACAGTGGTGACAGCCCTGCACTGGGCTCCTAGAGGAGGGTGAAACCCTGAGGAGAAGATCCCCATGGGGATCACTGTGGTCCCAAGGATAACTCCAGACCTCTTTGTGTGTCTTCCTGTCCTACCTGTAAGCCAGGTACCAGACCTGGCACTCCACTGGGCTGGCCCAGACGCTTGCTGCATCTCCCTTTGCTAGACACAGCTCTTGAAcagtaattaaagaaaacatatctTCCCAGAGCTGTATCCTTGTGTGGCATTTCTCAGGGATCATAAATGAGGGATGCTTTGGAAGGAGATGAGAAGTATTCAGAGTTGGCATACCCGCACTTTGGCCTGTCTTTGGGCCTCTGCTTCCACAGCCAGGGACTGGCGAATTTCAGCAGGCAGTTGCACGTTGTTGCTGTGGTAGTGAAGGACAGGGATTAGCTGGGCTCTAGACTCTCCTGCCAGCACTAGATGGCTGATCTGAGGCTTGGAATGGGCTCATGAGTcagtctctgcagagcaggcCACTCATGTTCTTTGGCCCCAGCGTGTCCCTCTTTGTATGTCTCACTTCAGCCTTCCACGTCCATACCCATccttcttttccagcctggttttcTAATGACTAGACTTGCATTATCACTTGGCAGCAGAGACTTCTCctctctgtgcctctgcagcTTGAAGTCTAAGCTCACTCTTTGTGAGAGTGCAGAGAATCCACTGCGAGACAAGCACAGGAATTTCCTTCTGTTCATAGATTTACTCATTCACTGCTGGCTCTCTTCCATGGCCCTCTACATGATGAGCAAGTCCCACCATTCTGTGTGGGATTCTGAGTGATGAGCCCATCCCTACAAGTGCTAAGACCCTGTGGCCTTTCATCTGGAATGGGACATAGAGGGTTTAGTGCCTGCTGCACCTCTTGGGCTACCAGAATTGCATGCAAACTCTGCCTGTAGCAGCAGTGAAACAGTGATGAGATCCCAGCTAAGGATCCTGCCCTGGCTGTCAGTGCTGGAGCAAGCACCGTCTTCACATGTGGAAGTTTTAATGAGGCAGAGGCtgaaaagtgaaggaaaaataggaagttGGGAGGTGAGGTTCTATCTTCTGCAGAATAGCTGCAGGGAGAGAGCCAGAGGCAAAGCAGGAagagaggcaggcagcagtgagcacagcaggagagctgcttgCAAAGGGCTAGGGAAGTCCCCTCTGCCAGCATTTCCTACCTACATTTCTGTTCTCTCCACTTTGATCCCCCAGCAGCCTGTGACTGCATCCAAAGCCACCTGTGAAGAGGAATATTTTTAGAGCATAGGGGGAACACCAGCCCTGGCCTAGGCCCCTTACAGAGGAGTAAGGCAGTGCAGGGACACTAATTCAAGGCAGTTAAATGCAGGACTGTAAGGCAGATTTATTAAGTTTTTGTGCTATTGTGTAAGGCccctcagaaataaaattacttccttCACTTCCAATTTGTGTTTGCCCCTGCCGTTTTAACCAGTCCATACTGGTTCAAGAGTGGAACCAATTCAGTTCCATTGGAAACATTCAGTTCCTGACTTGGTATCATCATGTATGTGTGTCATGGCCACAGAGAACTGTTGCTGGAGATCCCATGTATGCTGGGTTTATGGCAACTGTCTCAGGCAGTGTCACATTTCTTGTAAGAATCTCCTTTCTGGGATAAGTACTGAAGGCGGGGTATCACACAGCACTGATGGAGCTTGTCTAAGGGGTTCCTTCATGCTCCTCACAGCACACTGTCTGCTACTCACCATGGCCGCCTGTGGGGCCCACAGTGTATATTCTTCCCCTAAAGTGATCCAAgtcacaaaacaaacagaagaaaaatctcccatttttcttctgcatgtgaaGGAGATGCATGCTGTTATTGTACCCTTCTGCAAACCAGTGTCTGTGATTTTGAGGGACTGATCACCTGAGCTGCTTTGTGGAGCCTCAGTTCACCCCTTGCTCTGCTGTCTCCCCCCTGTGGAAGCACCTTTATCTCCTGGCTGATGCTCTTCCTCTCCAGGAGAAGTTCAGAGAAGGCTCGATGTGCCAGGAGGCGCTTTGTGGTGGTCTGCACCAGCAGCTGTATGGCACTGGAAATGCTGGTCAGGGTGGTAAGGAGAAGAGAGGCATTTTCCAACCGGTAGTAGCAGACAGCATCTATCTCCAAGGTAACCATGTCCTTGGTCACCACCTAAGCAGAAGACATTAAGAGAGATGGAGCTGGTTCTGACAACTCTAAGGtagcacagaaaaacacacaatTAAGAGAATGATGAAAACTAGCTGAATGGTTAAGTCTTTGTAGTGTCCACCTCTGCTTATGACTGACCTTGGGCAAGCTATATAACCTCTGGATCTCAGTTCCCTGAGCAGCAACTTTGTGCCTGTCTCCTCAGTACCGCTGCTGAGCTAGGGACTGAAAGTAGGTTGTCATTCTGTGCTGTGTTTCCCTGCCCGCTGCTGCCTGGTCCATTCTTGTTCTGAGAGCATAGGCTGTGTCCTGAGGTGTGCGCTCAATTATTGTGTCTCCAGAAGGATTTGCTGTACACTGTGGGGGTTAGCCTGGAGATGCCACCATACAAGGACAGTCCCACTGCCAACGCAGCATCACAGACAACACATCCCTGAAGGAGAAGAGGGGCTGTGACTAGGGAAGTTGCAGGTTCAAGGGTTAGAAACAAGGATCTagccctttcttcctcccaggCTTATACAGGAGCTGAGTACCACCATTAGATCATCGTAAGATCTTAGTCTGAGTCCTGGCTGCATGCACTCCTCAGTGTGGCAGGTAAAAAACCCCTGGGCCAGTATCTTTAGCCCAGCCACTCCCTACTGGGGTGTCCAAACATGTCCAACTGAATGGGAgttttttcaaacttttctaTGCAGGGATGAAGGCTGGAAGCCTGAGGTGTAATGTTGAAGCGATCCAAAAGTTAACTAGAGAGGGAGTGTCAGCCATACCTGATGGAAGGGGATCTCTAGGGTTTTGAGGCGGAGGTCTATCTTGTGATATGTGTCcagacagggaaggaaaaagaaaaggcctgTGGGAAGAAAAGTGCAGCTGGTGATCATCAGAACCACAGAAATTGTCTCTCCTGCTCTGGAGAACAGGGGAGGGTTTGGCATGCAGAACtacaaacaaacagcaataCATAGGCTCAAATTCTGAGGCTGCTTCTGTGATGAGAAAAGCCATTAGAAGCTACCAGCCCTTTAGAGGAGCAAAGACACCCCATCTCCTGTCTAGCTCTGCCTGCTTGGAGGGCACCAGTATGTGAGCTTTGGCAGAGCATGAAGAAGAGTAACATGATGGTGGTGTGCTCAGTAAACACCTTACCAGGCCCTTTGGCTCTTCCAGGAAGGAGATGCCCAAGGCGGAAGACGATGGCTCTCTCATACTCCCGCACTACCTGCAGAGGGAAACAAAAGCTAGGCTGGAGAAGAAGGCATAGGACTGGGGAAAAAGGCCTCACCAGCATGCTAAGAAGTCT
This genomic window from Strigops habroptila isolate Jane chromosome 8, bStrHab1.2.pri, whole genome shotgun sequence contains:
- the NPHS2 gene encoding podocin; its protein translation is MRMDKRSRSNSRESHRRRRESPATQSKREKRESSREAAKGRGDIKQEKPKEIKSTTGTDGRVHTSTVVDVDDVVSDEEMEAMALLDSEQQEEGVKSPGMGICEWLLTILSFLFIIMTFPISVWFCMKVVREYERAIVFRLGHLLPGRAKGPGLFFFLPCLDTYHKIDLRLKTLEIPFHQVVTKDMVTLEIDAVCYYRLENASLLLTTLTSISSAIQLLVQTTTKRLLAHRAFSELLLERKSISQEIKVALDAVTGCWGIKVERTEINNVQLPAEIRQSLAVEAEAQRQAKVRVIAAEGEKAASESLRMAAEILSSAPAAAQLRYLHALHSLTAEKPAAFILPLPLEAMNLVSPATHSPPAASSLLADTAKLPESPKDKDSPML